AAAACTAAATCCTATTTCACATGTCATAAACTGTAAAGAGAGCTCCAGAGGTAAAAATGGATGGAAGGTAAACCCCAAGAAATAGTCTACTCTTCACAGAAAATGAATCAAGCCCTTGATTTGATGCAGTATGCAGAACTTTGTCTATATTCATATCTCTCAGACTCAAGTGAAAGTAGTAGGGAGGGTGTTGGAAGAGGAACAAGGTAACGTGTTATGCTGATGAGAAGGCCAAGAAATCCGTTCTGGACAACATGGAGCAGGATGGGCAATAAATGTAGGAATCTCATCTCCAGGCATCAGAACTGAAACCCCACTTGCATATACACTCATCTGAAAACATTACAGAAAACCAGGATGAAATTCAtgcataattaaaacaaaaatgaaagtTATCTCCAGCAATAGATTAATCAAATTATGGGATTGATTGAAAGAGTTGTATTATGCTACAACTTAAGTTAATCAACCAGGCTTCACATATTGTACATTCTAAACTACAGAGAAAAGCAAAAAATGCTCATTTGTTGCTCCATTTATGTCTAAGGATGTGTTTGTGTACTAAATTGAGTCAAATACAGCAAGTCTTTTTACAAAATAAGTTGTCACAAACATGACTGAAATTTATTGAAACAAGTTAAAAAGAATCACAAGTTATTTTTATAGTTCAAATAGATTATGTATAAACTCTTCCAAACACCCATTAAAAGCATTAGTTTTGGCATCATAATAGAATAAAATGTATTATCAATGAACATGTGAATTCTTTAGGGGCTAGCCTATTTACAGTATGGAATAGTATAGCTGGTGTTTATACACATTATGTATGTAGATATATAGTAATGCAATAGCTGCAGAACTATTTTCTAGTTAGACTTCTCAACACAAAAAGCAAATTCAGCAAGAAGGACTAGTCCATAAAAACGGAAGACAGTAGCATATCAGAAAGGAGAAAACAATTGATTAATACTTGACATTATCACCCCTTTTAAACAGAAGATTCGACCAGGTTAGTTGATTGTGACAACTTTACGATGGAAAGAAAAGAATGGAATCAGTTAGACACACAATGTCAGTCACAGCCAGGCAGGTATGGATCTAAGATGCAAGCATACAGGGAAAGTGAATTGGTCAGTGTCATTCATAACGTTTTATAGAAAAAGTGGCTAAAACAATCGTAGGTAAAACAACATAGAGCCACCCATATTGACTATTGTTGCACAGAGTTTTACTGTGAAGTTGTTTGCATCCGATGCTAAACTTATAAACCAAGATCTAGCGAGTGAATGATTAAATGTTACTGTAAGATTCACTCACAGAATCTTTTCCTAGACGCCTAGTGGCCCTCACTTCTGTATATGATTAAATGaaataaagtgaaaaaaacAAAAGCATTTATATCATAAATTTGACAAAACTGCATTATGAGCAAGACAATGAAATAAACATACACATGACACATTGATACACAGAAAACAAAGCATAGCAATTGccttaattttaaaagtaaatgtTCTGCACATGTAAATAACATTTTGATACCTTTCAATAGTTAGTTATTATTAGAGGACAGGGGCACTAGTTAAAGAATCactatacaatattttttttaattaaaaatcacAATAAGATCATATTACAAAATActctttattctttattttttaaccgGGTATTTGAGTGTCTCTGATAGATTAACAGTTCAAGAATCACATGCTATATGTCTACCTTTCTGTGTGATTCGTCTCCAATCCAATTTCCTTCAGGGCCTGGTTAGTTACAGAAATGTGAAGCTAActtttatataaagaaaattccAACACGGTCTCTGACTACTATCATTTCcataaacaataaaaagaatCCAAGTCAGAAGCCAAAGTGCGTGGAGCATTTTCACTAAAGTCCATATTCTGTCAACTATATTCCATTAACACCATACTGAGATCCTCTAAGTTGATGAAAATGCCAAAAAAGAAAGCTATTAAATCCGTTCTGGATTAGTtcctttcaaaataaaaaattgaattggtTGATGAGGAAGCTTTTCTGTCTAAAATCTAATTGGCCAATACTAGAGAATCATTTAATAGTTTTGATAAAGGTGAAAGAAACAAATCCATCGGAGACAGTGTCTCAATCAAGTTGTGCCCTACTACCGAACTGAGATTGGATAAGTAGGTGGGTCCAGCGTGTTCCACCGAAGGAATGGCACAAGGCAGACAACACAATTGTTACATGGTACTGGTTCATCATAGGATGCTACACTAGACTACATTAAAAACGAAATATTAAAGTGGTATAAGCCAAGAAGATATATATGTACAATAAAATACGATATACCATGTGGTTACTTTATTTCTCTGTTGGCATAAAAGACTAGCATTGAAACGTTGACCAACTGTCTGAGACCACAAACACCGGCCACACACGGTTTCATCAAAGATTTTGGAGATGCTGGAGAGGATGAACAACAAGGACAATGTGGGTCTTAGCTTTAATCACAAAGATTTACAAAGACTCGTGGCAAGGGACCAGGTGTTGAGTAGAATGCTTCCACGCAGGACCATCTTCACATAAAAAACTTACAAGACAATACAGTTCACTCGCGAATCATAACGAAGATAATTGACAGAACGTGCAAATGCAGAATGAAatcaaaccaaaaaaaaaaactggtgGGGTTAGATAAAGCTATAGAGTTCACTTTccaatgaagaaaaaaaagggtTGTCAGAGCTAAACTCATATTTGACTGAAGGGAAGTTGAGGATTAATATTAAGCACCACAGCAAAATATTAGACCATGTCCTTaccaaaaaaaaagtataaacatTAAACATTTGAAGAGAACTGAAGAGTAAAGCCACTAGGAAAACCTCTAAAGGAAGACCGACATAGTTAGAGTCTCACATTCGTTGCAATATTTACAACCAAATTGGTAAATATAAGTAGGAGAACTTTTAAAAGTGAGTTAGACTCAGGTCCAAAGAATGAAcaagaaaacataaaagatgGTGGTGATTAAGATGATAGGCACAATCACAAACGTCTAAGAATCAAAACCCCCATaagaaatttgttaaaaaaaacaagaagaCTGAAAAATTTCAGAAAATCCCAAGATCCAGCATTCTTTGAGCAATTAAGTGAGGAAATTATCCGAgttaaaaattacataaaaaaacacGAAAATGAGAAAACCCACCAcagaaaaaaaacaacttttggCACGAAAAGGTGGAGACTTTATCATCGGGACGAgggaatttgaattttttttattgattttacttACTTTTGGTGAAGGGTGAGCGAGCTTCGAGGAGAAGCCGATCTGGGCTTCGACGTCGCGGGGGCCGGGGCGGGCGGCGGGGGAGAGGGGCGGCGAGGTGGGGCGGAGGAACCTCTCAAAAATGGCCATGACTAGGAACATGGAGATAAGAATTGCGGTGGCGACGAAGCCGAAGGAGACGGCGTTGACGGAGCTGTCAAAGTTGGTCCAATGCTCGTCTCTGTGGACGTTGAGTGGAGCCTCAATTGGTGGCCACCCGTTCGCATTGGCGTGGTCCCCCACCACCATTTTGGTGCCGATGAAGCTTCTCTTGTCTTCTGATGCTATGCTGTTTTAACCATTTTTGGTGTTTGACCAAGAAAGAGAGAGTGAAGTAACAGCAGTGTGGGAGAGTGTAGTGAAGTTTGGCAATGGAGAGAGTTTCAGTGTTAAGCAATGCAGAGAGAGAGCGAGAGAAAGGAGAAAGCGAAGAAGTGAAGTGAACTTGGAATTTGGATGAACCTCTCTCTCCTTTTCTTTATATTTCACAAATCCGATAAAAACAGAACCAAAAACCTCTTTCACAGTTATACCATGattattcatttttcttttcactttttCTAATGAACCTGTTTAATCATTAATGATGTCTTCCCTCTCgcaaacttttttttcttctttcggTCTCCCACATGAGAATGTAAATTACAATCCTTTAATTACTGGACACTAAGATTGTTTTACACGGATTAAAAACagtgaataaataaaaatataataattttattaaactgACTTTATTAAGGTCTTTAATATTATTAGAactttaaacaaaaattaattatccTTAAATTAAAGATAGAAGCT
The sequence above is a segment of the Phaseolus vulgaris cultivar G19833 chromosome 2, P. vulgaris v2.0, whole genome shotgun sequence genome. Coding sequences within it:
- the LOC137811997 gene encoding uncharacterized protein — its product is MVVGDHANANGWPPIEAPLNVHRDEHWTNFDSSVNAVSFGFVATAILISMFLVMAIFERFLRPTSPPLSPAARPGPRDVEAQIGFSSKLAHPSPKMSVYASGVSVLMPGDEIPTFIAHPAPCCPERISWPSHQHNTLPCSSSNTLPTTFT